The genomic region GTAACAGGATGCTCTACAATGTTGATTAGGtgcattactattgctatatggAGCAGCAATTTACTATTGCTATATGCTCTAGTTTGTATCAATGTGATTGTAGTTTTTCTTGTCATCAAGTTTAGTTGATGTTTATTTAAATATAGCTTATATGATCAGCCACTCTATGTATGATTGTGGCTTGAAGGTTCTGGAAGAACGTTTTTCCTTCAAATTCTATCTGGTGGCATTGTCCTAGACTCCCTAGTTGTGTTGTTAATTGCGCTTCTATTAAAAGAATTGGGAGTTACTCACTGTACTAGAACTCTGTAGGTTGATTTTTGGTTAAATAATACTGACGTTATGAGAATGTAAGCACCTATTATTGCtactgatatcattggctcattgctgcctttgtgcaatgcagacctgttaagagtgatttggaggactcaagattctgtgaagctcttttgacatttaaaactcagaactgaaggtacttaataaactcaaaagcattgatgataactcttgttgcctagaaacagaggtagtttacatattgcattgctggtgtttgtttatgttcagagtttaagcatgtgtagtgtagtgtagtgagctTGTTCTAGTGTAGTGAGGTTTGAACCATTGCAtgatgtagtgtagtgtagtgagctctgaaccatgtttagtgttgagtacttcaagtttactgaacctattcatttttgtggacttagtgaacatgataagacaagccatatgctctatttttaattaacagtaatccatgatcagcaacagtttctttcactaattttcagttaacaacaatccatgatttttttcagctaaaactattcatgattttttgttgggtgacctattagatctggaatggaagctcacataagttgagctgatttttgtccatatgaaagcagagggccatatggtctgtggccttttcatccatatgaaagtagaggcacattgtggtgctagtttgatgggttttgtctctgaccatcgtgtcgtgatgattttgcaggtaccccgagaggcccttgagtttgccggaatgtcgattaacttccgttccggaaaattcgggtactccatatgtcttattttcagcaaaggtcatgctgaaattttccgtgaattttagcatgactttgctaacaattggacatatggggtacttgctactaatgcatgggccggggtatcttagtacttaattaagtaggatcagctgccccgccattcttgctgcattaaaccataggtggcaatagagccaagtgattaggcccaacttagaattctcgttagcatcgataaaccctagatgataaacccaacataggtggcaatagagccaagtgattagtgccaagtgattaggcccaacctagggtgcctcggtgtcgatgagaacgtaaatgatgtacgcttaggcttttagggtgcctcggcgtcaacaaaacctaaatgatgaaagcataggcttttagggtgcctcggtgtcgacaaaccctaaatgatgtagttttgaattatgaacgtaggatatgtcgtcatcatcatcggacgacggaAGTCTCCCggtggagtgcgactggtgccacgacgatcgaggtctgtgcgacatgcctcacttgaacgatgatcggcgcttcagcattaagctcgaggagaccttcgaagttgaaacggtacacaacgatgacaagtgttattttcataattaagcatgacttcaactatttcaacgtgtaattttcatcttttacaattcgagtatagcttatcccatgccatgcaagacgctatgtcttggagaggatggattttgaagaccatgaaatttctgaaacaaagaaaattcacctaaggactcatcacgatgtggactttgaagtaaatctatataattctgagagcgtaacccattttggttgcaaaaattgggaagcattttgcaagatgtatggttttgatgagggtatgcttatcaccatggatcttggtaatcctggcatcaaccaagacaatatggacatttgagtccttgttgatacgcctccagttctaccgctatgtgagtttctcaaacatagttattagctaatttatattgtttatttcaaaatagttgacagcttatttccattgacagcttatttttattgttcaaagaatgtgcgggagatggtagacaaaacccactacaccgatggctccgaattaacaacttacaaggagaaaaatcatttggtcggattttgtactgacattgagaattacaatatctacaatcaaactcctcaacattatggtaaatacgtgccactagtgcatgtgttcaactacagtaactaccatggagataccctggtaagatttttactattacgacatccgtgcatcttttgcatacttctaaaactagtacattattgctaactatgaagttattactatgtttttcaacagataatcccagagaattgtgtgcctcatatgatgtatctgaaaggcagtgttaatgttttgaacatacagccaggtcgtcctacgaatctcaactgtccatacgagatttctaaaagaagtggagacatgaaaatcaaaggatggaaaaaatgtatggacaatcgtaaggagcttcttggaagcaaaaggaagcgaagtgcaagaattggagacaggatgttctccattctccataatggagagtcagggtctatattgttttatgctattttatcttaaatagggtatttaggtcctgcctaatactgatgatcatgtgctaagaacaattaagtagggttggttcgaagactatcaagatgatgatcgtatgacttgttatgaataacgagtaaaagttgtatgatgatgattagtaggacttgttaggattagtattacttccgacaaactcgatactcgcggtctcgagacttgtaatgttttatctttgttcggtcttttgaattcggagactaatatgatgaattgtattcggagactaatcttctattgtattcgatgaatctgatgttgctatgtgctgctgtctatattctgtccaataatatattttgtaacctgtgcaaaaatcagaaaagcaaaaaaaaaacctaatattcatactaatggcgcaccacacaagacactaatggcgcactgtgatcatcacactaatggcgcattaactgctggtgcgccattagaatgccaaagcacatgggtacaaatggccccctgggaggcattctaatggcgcactgcaggctatactaatggcgcactacgtggtgcgccattagaacaccagatactaatggcgcactggtggtgtgccattagaatttaattctaatggcgtgatgccagtgacgcaccggtagtgcgccattagaaggcaaattcggtgcgccactagcatgccttttcctagtagtgccctgTTCGTTTAATGGGGATAACACCCCCCTACTAAACTAACCACACCAACCCTCCCTCTACCACTGGCCCGTGGGCCCAAGGCCATTAAGTTAGTTTAATTAGGTAACAGTTTAATTACCCCTGTGACTTTTACATGTGGGCCCGCCAACTAATTAGAGAAATTAAGTTAAATAAAGCCTCCTAAATACATGTGACACTTACAGGTCCCCtgtccagtttgaccagtcaaactgttgactgggttgacccagtctatgacatgtggccccgtttgaccctgttgaccagtcaaactattGACTGGTCAACTACTGACTCAACCCCCCTagaccccaccagtcagcctctgtaGCTAGCACATGGTTGGGTACATTTAGTATTTTCTGTTTATTTGTGGATTAAAATAATTTtagaatattgtttaaatctttgaaaattcatagaaaataatccgtaagtcagatgaaaaagttttctatatgaaagttgctcaaaaaaatccaacgaatccgaatatgcggtccgttcatctgtcacatgcccctagcatgctaaatatggaactttccccctccggtcatctgtctgacacaggtccggaaccgggaacaccttcccggttgaattctcccttcacctataacgtctaggaccgcgttagaacacgtctagctatgcctgttgtcctgttatacacttgcttgctatgtatttactgtttctccctcctcttctcttcggtagaccccgtggcgGCTGCTGATGccgttgtgatcgactacgtcaccgacgacccctccttcttgtctgagcaaccaggcaagccccccctttgatcatcccgatatcgcccatttctttccctctcatgcttgcattagaaccgctactgctttctgtatgatcctactctgatgcatagcctgttgttgttacctgctttcataccttagctgcttatcctaaactgcttagtataggttggttagtaatccatcagtgaccccaccttgccccagttgcctcgctttatgttcgatgactcgatcaacgtgatcgacgtccaggccccgacaccgcacatcaccccccttagttgtacgactctgtagagtttccatcgagtgccgagggtggaacctcttacatcactcctgatgagacctctatagtgtagctatatgatcatggtcatcgagggtgatttcctccttaaccacttccgttacggctctgtcgtgcaacccctcaagtgtgaacctcgagggtggatcctcttacgttcaccttgatgataacatcgagtggatttcaccgggggtgattcctcaggttttccccttggtgttagacacatagttactatggttactatgactttgcactgagccatgttactaaagacgggtcggccctgaggggtacccgcgcgagcttaatagcgagtgatgtggagtcgggttgacctggaaggtgcccgcgagatacttacgaggcgtggccgagcattcttagcccttgccgcaagtactcgagacggggcgacggggtcacatcgatcgtgagtctctgctcgttactgcgtgctcctaatccactatgatttggatatttgatctgaggggcctctggcctgatagcactaaccatcacgtgggcatagtatgggcgttctgcgtcgtatacattagccgaagcttaatagacgtcagcgactgagtggcgcgcgccgggttggactacgtaagctcctgccttgttgaaggaggtagctaggtctgctcaccggccgcccgcgcaacgtgcaggagttcccggggagatggcccatgacccctgggggcataggtttagtccggcgtgctggcctctctattaatcctaggtcaggttgcggcgtattgtttggccgaggccgggcatgacccaggaaagtgtgtccggccggagttaatcgagcatggtgggtaagttggtgcacccctgcagggaagaaaacatctatcaatagcctgtcctacggtaacagacacttggagttgtatcccgatcgatacaactagaactgaatacttgtgatgagaaatggatggatatgagaaatggatttgatgaatggatagtatggctctgggattgctttctcgcagggagtcgagaaaggatctctggccgaggttgataacactactactttacattatgttgatctgtactcttctatatgctgtaAGATGCTTggagatgctagtcttcgataggctaggcctttccccttcccttctggcattctgcagtttagtccacagatacaacccattcctttgatacagatgcatacttagtttagatctgatgtaagtcttgcgagtattttggatgagtactcacggttgctttgctacttcttttcccccatacccaattgttgcgaccagaagacggatcccaggagccagacgccgccGCCGATGACTACTACTGCccgaaggatgcctactactacgtgaagaccgccgacgactaggagtagttaggaggctcccaggcaggaggccttgccttttcgatcattgctgcttttgtgctagccttcttaaggcaaatttgtttaactcatgtctgtacttagatattgttgtttccgctgactcttgtgttttcgagtttatgtattcgagccctcaaggccactggcttgtaatataaagcttgtatttattttaatttgtgtctagagttgtgttgtgatatcttcccgtgagtccttgatcttgatcgtacacatttgcgtgtatgattagtgtagaattgaatcgagggcgtcacagcaaTCACCTAGTAGCGCATGATATTGTCATCACATGCACGCCTGAACAGTGAACCCCCATATTAGAACGTGGTGGGTCGATGTTGTCAGCCCGTGTACCTACTAATGGAATCATGATCACCGACGTCTCACCCCCAGAGACCGTCGACCCAGACAGAAAAATCGCCGTCACGGCTGCACATCCATGCCCTCCACCTCAAGTCGCCGTTCGTATATCGCACGTTCGGAGTAACGCCACCAAATGTCGGACCAGGCCCGATCAGCGCCCTCGCAACAACAAGTACCACGCCGACGAGAGGAGCCATCGCGCCGCCAGCCGTCACAGCACCGCCAGATTTGGGCCACACTCCCCATCGCATCCTGGCGCAGGACCACGCGACCGCACCTCTGCGCCTGACATCCGCTCACGCCACTCTCTTCAGAGTCGCACACCGTTGCCGCCCTCGCATCACCAGGCAAGCCTCCCCGCAAGCCGCCCGCGAGAAACGCCTCGCCCCCACCTTCCCTGGCGCCTGCTCGGGCTTTGCCGGTAGCCCTCGAGTGATGACGCGACAAGAtgagaggaggggggagggcctagcggcatcggcggcggctagggttcctccGTGCCGCTAGGGTAGGTGATGCGGTGATGAGGCCTCTTTTTCTTCTATCTGAATCCAGTTCCTGTTGGCCGAAATTATTAGGCAGTTGACATGCAATTAAGCTCTAGGGAGCTACATACCGCTGCCACACGCCGTGCACGAGTAATGCTAGACCAACTTAAAGTACAATTTTTATTACGTGATAGCAAACCTGTAGACTTGGGATTGGATTGAAGGGGGTGGGAGGGGCCCACACCCGTAAAAATCAAGGGCCGATAGAATAAATTAGGCAGGTCACATAGGATTTTGTAGATGAATTACATAGGCGTAGCATTTTCGCCATCACTTCGTGCGTCAATGGTGATAGCGCCCACGGCGGTGCCGACTGTTGATGTCCGCGTTGCCAAGCCTCGTTACCAATACCACCTCATATCGATCAATCCACATGTTGAACACCATTATGGTCTACGTATCCATGCTgtgttcttctttctttttttcgacACATGAGCAAGCATTTGACCCTGGGTTATTAATATATTTTCCTGGGAATTTAGAGGCCGACGCACGACCCCACGATACTCCATGATCTATCATCATGGCGTACGCGTGAAGTACTACAAAAATGACAAGGAAATTAAGGTATCCTTGCTAACGCATTATCTCCATCGTCGATCATAAATTTGGTCAAGGCAATTATACGCGTACGGAGTACAAAAACACGCATCTATGTGCTGTAGAAGAATGACACGGAAACTCAGCTGTCTAGCTAAGCAAATTCATGCTTCATGTTGATTTATGTTCGCGTGCGTACTATATATATATACCCCGCCTCGCGCTCCATATCATCATGAACCGCTTCAAGGCACACAAATCAAGCTGCCAGATCCCAACTAGCTAGCTAGTCAGCTGCAAAACATAGTGAAAAGGAAGCAAGACCGACGAATACTCACTCGATCATGGTGGCCATGGTGGTGCCGTCGGTGTTCGCCGCCTTCGACAAGGACGGCGACGGCAAGGTGTCCGCGTCCGACCTGCGGTGCGGCATGGCGGCGACCCTGGGCGAGGACGtatcggaggaggaggcggcagtgaTCCTGGCCGCGGTGGACGCCGACGGCGACGGGCTGCTGAGCCAAGAAGAGTTCTCGAGGCTAGCCGCCGGTGCCCACGAAGAGGACGACGTTGACGTGAGGCAATGCTGTCTGAGGGAGGCGTTCGGGATGTACGCATCATCATCCACGGAagccacgacgacgacgatgattacGCCGGCGAGCCTGAGGCGGACGCTGAGCAGGCTGGGCTCTCACGAACTGGGCGTGGACGAGTGCACGGCAATGATCTGCAGATTTGACCTCGACGGCGACGGTGCCCTCTCGTTCGATGAGTTCCAAGTCATGATGATGGCCTGATCATCGACTCTCTTCATGGCATTTTTCAAGACAGATATAGTGTTCACTTAATTCATGGATCGATCACATTCACATACTATGTATGTGTTCATTCTTTCTTTGTTTTGCTCGCACGATAACCCTTGATTTCTATGGATACGTGTACAGATTCATTTGGAGTTAATGTTCTGCAAACTCGGCAGTGTCGAATAATATCATTTGGAGTTAATGTTCTGCAAAGTCGGCAGTGTCGCAGCTACCAGTACATCTACAACCGGTCCTCTCAAACGGTCCTCGGACATCCAAGGGAACAGTCTAATCACTGCTGCTGTCCTTATATGAGTTGGAAACTATTCTCATTGATTGATCACAGGTGTTACAGAGTACAACATATATGGAAAGTGTGGAGTTGCCAAACGCCCCTATAATGGTGGCACGCAGGCCAGGCGTGGCTGACTCGGTCACATAAATTACATACAAGAGGTGATACAAAATACATACGCTAACACCCTCCTCAGCCGGAACTCCATTTGGGAGGATGTTCAGGCTGGAACGAAAATCAAAAAACACCTGTGATGGTAACCCCTTGGTGAAAACATCGGCAAACTGCGAGCTCGatggaacatgaagaacacgagccTCGCCAAGAGCCACTCTGTCACGAACGAAGTGCAAGTCGATCTCGATATGCTTGGTGCGTTGATGCTGAACGGGGTTACAAGCGAGATAGGAAGCACTGATGTTATCACAATATACAATGGTGGCTCGGGTGGGCGGGTGTTTAAGCTCAAAGAGAAGCTGGCGCAGCCAACAGGACCCGGCGACACAATTTGCAACACCTCGATATTCCGCTTCGGCACTGGAGCGGGAGGTGGTGGCTTGCCTCTTGGAGGACCAGGAGACGAGGTTGGAGCCGAGGAACACACAAAACCCAGAACTGGACTTTCGTGTGTCCGGGCACCCCGCCCAATCAACATCAGTGTAAGAGATGAGATCTGTGGTGGAGGACTTGTATAACTGAAGTCCGTAGTGAGAGGTACCCCGGAGGTAGCGAAGGATCCGCTTCACGAGCTGCATATGAGTGTCGCGAGGGTCATGCATGAAGAGGCATGCCTGTTGAACGTCATAGGAAATATCTGGACGCGTGAGAGTGAGATATTGGAGGGCGCCGGCAAGGCTGCAGTATAGTGTGGGGTTAGAGAGAGGCTGGCCATCATGAGAGGAGAGTTTGGAGCTTGTGTTGACGGGCATTGAaacgggcttgcagttaagcatgttGGCCCGTTCCAAAATCTTGAGAGTATACTGTTGTTGGCATAGGAAGAGACCGGACGTGTTGGGGGTGACATTGATGCCCAAAAAATGATGGAGAGCACCGAGATCGGTCATGGAGAACTCGCGTTTGAGCGAGTTAATGACGGAATGGAGTGTGGTGGGAGTGTTTGCCATGAGAATGATATCATCGACATAGACCAACAAGTATGCAATGGAGGCGCCATGGTGAAGAACAAAGAGTGAGGAGTCACTCTTGGTGGCACGAAACCCGAGGGAGAAAAGATACGCTTGGAACCGAAGGAACCAAGTGTGGGGGCCTGTTTGAGGCCGTAGAGAGACTTGCGAAGGTGGCAAACGTGGTCCGGCCGAGAGGAGTCGACAAACCCCGCAGGTTGAGAGCAATACACCATCTCATGAAGATCGCCATGAAGGAAGGCATTCTTCACATCGAGCtgatgaataggccaggagtgggAAGTAGCGAGGCTCAGAACCACTCGAATGGtggccggtttgacaaccgggcTGAAGGTCTCGCCATAATCAACACCCTCTTGCTGAGTGAAACCGCGAACAACCCATCGTGCCTTGTAGCGAGCCAAAGAGCTGTCCGAGTGGAACTTGTGACGAAAAATCCACTTGCCCGTGACCACGTTGACACCTGCAGGCTTAGGCACCAAAGACCAAGTAAAGTTGTTCATTAAAGCATTGTACTCTTCTAGCATGGCTTGTCGCCAATGGGGGTCTTTGAGTGCAGACTTGTATGTGGATGGGATGGGTGGGATGGAAGGAGTAGTGATGTCCGCGAGGAAAAGGCGTTTAGGCATGAGATAGCCGGTTTTGGCTCGAGTGGACATGCGGTGTGCATTGTGGGGTGGCTGTATGGGTATGGCGTGGCGGGGCAGACGTGGCTGGGTGGGAGTGGTCGGCACGGAGGAAGAGGTGGATTCGCTGGGCACTGGCACAGTGCAGGACGTTGGATCCAAGGCGGATTCGTGGGCAGCAGATGAGGCAGACGCGACCGTGCGGGAGACAGGCGCGGGGGGCGAGAAGGGTCCACCGGACAAGGTGGGGGGCGAGTGCGAGCGAGCCGCGTGGGAGGTAGGTGCGGGAGGCGAGCCTGGGCCGGGGGAAGTGACAGGCTGGTGGCTGCGGGCCAATCGGCTGGGCCCAGGGAAAGCGACGGGCTAGTGGCGTCGGGCGAATCGGGGAGAGGCGCTGAGCCAGGGGGTGGAGGTGGGATGCGGTGGGGCCCGGTGGGTGGGATCGCACACGGATCTAGAGGCGGGGGAGGATTGGCCGATGGGATCGGCACGAGATCCAAGGAGGGCAGCGGGATGGAAGGATCTGCATGGGGATCTTCTATGGAGGGGGGCTTCTCGTGCCAAGATGTGGCAGGCTAATACGGAAACGTGGTTTCGTCAAAAACAACGTGGCGAGGTACGATGACGCGGTGTGATGCAAGGTCGTAGCACCTGTATCCTTTGTGTTCTAGGGGATAACCTAAGAATATGCACCGAGTGGAGCGGGGAGCTAGCTTGTGAGCGGAGGTGGCATACAAGTTGGGGTAGCATAAACACCCAAAAACGCAGAGATGGTCGTAGGTCGGGTGGATGCCGTGGAGAAGAAAGTAGGGAATGTGAGAAGCAATGGCACGAGAAGGGCGCCGGTTGAGCAAGTAGGTGGCCGTGTGGAGGGCTTCTACCCAAAATGGAGGGGTGAGATTGGCTTGGATAAGTAGTGTGCGGATGATGTCATTCGTCGTGCGAATGAGGCGCTCGGCATTGCCGTTTTGGGGAGAGGTATGGGGGCAAGAGAAGCGGTAAGCAATGCCATGGGAGGAGAAAAATGAATGGAGGGAGGTGTTGATGAACTCACCACCATTATCGCATTGCATGCTTTTGATGAGCACGTGAAATTGTGTTTGCACGAAGGCAAAGAAGCGTTGGAGGACGGTGGAGGTGTCGGACTTGTGGCGGAGGGGAAAAGTCCAAGAGTAATGTGTGTAATCATCCAACACGACAAGATAATATTGATAGCCTGAAAAGCTTACAACTGGGGACGTCCATAGATCACAATGAATTAAGTCGAAAGGAGAAAACGTTTTGCTAGTAGACGAAGGAAAGGGAAGACGTGGCTGGCGACCTAATTGACAAGCGCTACATGGAGTATGTGGTTCTTTATTACAACCAGTGAGAAAATCATGAGGGAGGGAGGAAAAACTATGAGCGTCGGGGTGACCAAGGCGCCGATGCCACACATCCGATGAGGTGGTGAGGAATGTCGACGCCCTAGATGGAGTGGTGCCGGTGAAGGGGTAGAGATCGCCGGTGCTAGCAGAGATCATGAGAATTCTCCGAGTGCGTAGATCCTTCACAAGAAAACCACAGGGGGAAAATTCAACAGAGCATGAGTTGTCAGTAGTGAATTTGCGAACGGAAATAAG from Triticum aestivum cultivar Chinese Spring chromosome 4A, IWGSC CS RefSeq v2.1, whole genome shotgun sequence harbors:
- the LOC123082072 gene encoding probable calcium-binding protein CML25/26, which gives rise to MVAMVVPSVFAAFDKDGDGKVSASDLRCGMAATLGEDVSEEEAAVILAAVDADGDGLLSQEEFSRLAAGAHEEDDVDVRQCCLREAFGMYASSSTEATTTTMITPASLRRTLSRLGSHELGVDECTAMICRFDLDGDGALSFDEFQVMMMA